A genome region from Sediminispirochaeta bajacaliforniensis DSM 16054 includes the following:
- a CDS encoding FAD-binding protein, whose product MKTIMHIVGSAFLMSLLLTFAACGNKSTESGVKQSGTTAVSSAAQVKDGTYEGIGSGRNDFIKVSTTFENGVITGCEVLENKETSWIAAPAINFMPATIVENNSVHVDTITGCTLACKGIINGVKDCILQAGGDKNSFTRDCTKAGTAVSTGEASYDADLVVVGAGGSGLTAAVRAAELGLKVVLIEKKSAVGGGLFGTEAHYSNDSVVEETFNRTDNQSAEEGYVYHMSYNRNRCNGRIVRAFMNNVGKTINWMIKQGNKPIMALDSFRGPGSSTWLMFEGEGPGVALTMQRRCNELGVTTLLNTTGKSITMKDGKAVGIVAENLAGDTITVHAGSVIIATGGYCDNKEMLERYVSHAMAEASTSGGNRAAGGTGGRMGEGIRMCWAVGAAKQGTGYIAHSLNTVPGCAIDSLVHRAAYQPYLWVNATGVRFSDETGGFTKVCSQPDGYYWSLLDQSMVSFMEHHNTINGTCFTPSTNKPAVGLQDALALAASKGLICKADSWEALAQQMAVPTDALLATIKEYNGYCAAGVDTMFSKDPSRLIAFGDGPYYACKTVGGMLTTIGGVEVNEKMEVVSTKHAVIPGLYCIGADAGGFYGDDYNFKDTGCASTFSFFSGKSAAESAASYLQKL is encoded by the coding sequence ATGAAAACGATAATGCACATAGTTGGCTCAGCCTTTCTGATGTCCCTATTGCTGACCTTTGCGGCATGCGGCAATAAGAGCACAGAGAGCGGAGTAAAACAATCGGGTACGACGGCGGTTTCCTCCGCTGCACAGGTAAAGGATGGAACCTACGAAGGCATCGGTTCAGGGCGAAATGATTTTATCAAGGTAAGTACCACCTTTGAGAATGGTGTCATCACCGGCTGCGAGGTCCTCGAGAACAAAGAGACCTCATGGATTGCGGCTCCTGCTATTAATTTTATGCCCGCCACGATTGTGGAGAACAACAGCGTACATGTGGATACCATTACCGGATGTACCCTTGCCTGTAAGGGCATCATCAATGGGGTGAAGGATTGTATCCTCCAGGCTGGTGGAGACAAAAACAGTTTTACAAGGGATTGCACCAAAGCAGGCACTGCCGTATCCACGGGAGAGGCGAGCTATGATGCTGATCTTGTCGTTGTTGGTGCAGGAGGTTCCGGCCTTACCGCCGCCGTTCGTGCGGCAGAGCTTGGTTTGAAGGTGGTGCTGATAGAGAAAAAGAGTGCCGTAGGCGGAGGCCTTTTCGGGACAGAGGCCCACTACTCCAACGATTCCGTTGTGGAAGAGACATTCAACCGCACAGACAACCAGAGCGCGGAGGAAGGGTATGTCTATCACATGAGCTATAATCGTAATCGTTGCAACGGGCGTATCGTACGGGCCTTCATGAACAATGTGGGCAAGACCATCAATTGGATGATAAAACAGGGGAATAAACCGATCATGGCCTTGGACTCTTTTCGTGGTCCGGGGAGCTCCACATGGCTGATGTTCGAAGGTGAGGGCCCCGGGGTTGCTCTGACCATGCAGCGACGGTGTAATGAACTTGGTGTTACCACGCTGCTGAATACGACGGGAAAAAGCATCACCATGAAAGACGGCAAGGCAGTCGGTATTGTCGCCGAAAATCTTGCTGGAGATACCATTACGGTACATGCCGGAAGTGTGATCATCGCAACCGGCGGTTATTGTGACAATAAGGAAATGTTGGAACGCTACGTCAGCCACGCCATGGCCGAAGCCTCTACTTCTGGAGGCAATCGGGCGGCAGGCGGTACCGGCGGACGCATGGGAGAAGGCATCCGGATGTGCTGGGCCGTCGGCGCGGCGAAACAGGGAACAGGTTATATAGCTCATAGCCTCAATACCGTACCGGGCTGTGCCATCGATTCCCTGGTCCATCGTGCGGCTTACCAGCCCTATCTTTGGGTAAACGCAACCGGAGTTCGTTTTTCCGATGAGACCGGCGGATTTACCAAGGTATGCAGCCAACCCGACGGCTATTACTGGAGTCTTTTGGACCAGTCCATGGTAAGCTTTATGGAACACCACAATACCATAAATGGTACCTGTTTTACCCCTTCCACCAATAAACCTGCTGTCGGTTTGCAGGATGCTTTGGCCCTTGCCGCAAGCAAGGGCCTGATCTGTAAAGCCGATAGCTGGGAAGCATTGGCACAGCAGATGGCTGTTCCCACGGATGCCCTGTTGGCGACAATCAAGGAGTACAACGGCTACTGTGCGGCAGGCGTCGACACCATGTTTTCAAAGGACCCAAGTCGCTTGATCGCGTTTGGAGATGGCCCCTACTATGCCTGCAAAACAGTCGGCGGCATGCTTACCACCATCGGCGGGGTAGAGGTGAATGAAAAGATGGAAGTAGTCAGCACAAAACATGCAGTCATTCCCGGCCTCTATTGCATCGGTGCGGATGCCGGAGGGTTCTACGGCGATGACTACAATTTCAAGGATACCGGTTGTGCCAGTACTTTTTCATTCTTTTCCGGAAAGAGTGCTGCCGAAAGTGCGGCTTCGTATCTGCAGAAGCTTTAG